In a genomic window of Bacillota bacterium:
- the tsaB gene encoding tRNA (adenosine(37)-N6)-threonylcarbamoyltransferase complex dimerization subunit type 1 TsaB has protein sequence MIVLGLETATAVCGVALISQDRMLAELSTAGRLTHSQRLMPLVDQALNEAGVARAEVDGIAVSAGPGSFTGLRIGLATAKGLGYALERPVLTVPTLDALAFNVWSWPGLICPLLDARKGQVYAALYRAGGPASGQPLRRLGGYWAVDLALLLDRVSAFNEPILFLGDALSRYGGVVQERLGEKARFAPVARRFPSAGSVAEIGLRLLASGRRPDAAKAVPIYIRPSEAEAKAKAKAKANAGTKANPGTKANPGTRSAAANGSR, from the coding sequence GTGATTGTTCTTGGTCTCGAGACGGCGACGGCCGTCTGCGGGGTGGCCCTCATCAGCCAGGACCGGATGCTGGCCGAGTTGTCCACGGCCGGCCGGCTGACCCACTCGCAGCGGCTCATGCCGCTGGTCGATCAAGCCCTCAACGAGGCCGGGGTTGCCCGCGCCGAGGTCGACGGGATTGCCGTCAGCGCCGGGCCGGGCTCCTTCACCGGGCTGAGGATCGGCCTGGCCACGGCCAAAGGCCTCGGCTACGCTTTGGAGCGGCCGGTCCTCACCGTGCCGACCCTGGATGCCTTGGCCTTCAATGTCTGGTCTTGGCCCGGGCTGATCTGCCCCCTCCTCGACGCCCGCAAGGGGCAGGTCTACGCGGCCCTCTACCGGGCCGGCGGGCCGGCCTCCGGGCAGCCCCTGCGACGACTCGGCGGATACTGGGCCGTCGACCTCGCACTACTCCTCGATCGGGTCAGCGCCTTCAACGAGCCGATCCTCTTTCTGGGCGACGCCCTGAGTCGTTATGGCGGGGTGGTCCAGGAGCGCCTCGGGGAGAAGGCTCGCTTCGCCCCCGTCGCCCGGCGTTTCCCGTCGGCCGGCAGCGTCGCCGAGATCGGGCTCCGTCTGCTCGCCTCAGGCCGGCGCCCCGATGCGGCAAAAGCCGTACCGATCTACATCCGCCCTTCGGAGGCCGAGGCCAAGGCCAAGGCCAAGGCCAAGGCAAACGCGGGGACCAAGGCGAACCCCGGGACCAAGGCGAACCCCGGGACTCGGTCCGCCGCAGCTAATGGGAGCAGGTGA
- a CDS encoding D-2-hydroxyacid dehydrogenase, whose product MQILALGVKPSHLDRVREAVPEAEIHFAETADEAAAKLGRAEILVTWGRPLTPELVAKGTGLSWIHLFSAGADTVLFPEMRASPAILTCSRGAHAVPMAEHVMAMILAFERDLRTIYRQQAAHEWKPLRLGELGGGTLGLVGSGGVAREIAKRAHCFGLRLLAVRKHGGAAGSAAVAGLTASARPAPDPDLFDDVWPVERLDELFAVSDHVVAAIPLTAETRHLIGAAQFRAMKPSAYFYNVGRGPVVDEAALIAALKEKRLAGAGLDVFETEPLPPDSPLWDLPNVIVSPHASNSSPRQLARVVAAFVENLERYKTGLPLLNMVDKTAGY is encoded by the coding sequence ATGCAGATCCTTGCCCTGGGGGTCAAGCCAAGTCACCTGGATCGGGTGCGCGAGGCGGTCCCGGAGGCCGAGATCCACTTCGCCGAGACGGCCGATGAGGCCGCCGCCAAGCTCGGCCGGGCGGAGATCCTCGTCACCTGGGGCCGTCCGCTCACTCCCGAGCTCGTCGCCAAGGGGACCGGGCTATCCTGGATCCATCTCTTCTCGGCCGGCGCGGACACCGTCCTGTTCCCGGAGATGCGCGCCAGCCCGGCCATTCTGACCTGTTCCCGAGGGGCCCACGCGGTCCCCATGGCCGAGCACGTCATGGCCATGATCCTGGCCTTCGAGCGCGACTTGAGGACCATCTATAGGCAGCAGGCCGCCCACGAATGGAAGCCGTTGAGGCTCGGGGAGTTGGGAGGCGGCACGCTGGGCCTGGTCGGCTCGGGCGGGGTCGCCCGGGAGATCGCCAAGCGGGCCCACTGCTTCGGCCTGAGACTGCTGGCCGTAAGAAAGCATGGCGGGGCTGCCGGCAGCGCGGCGGTCGCGGGCCTTACGGCGTCCGCCCGACCCGCGCCCGATCCTGACCTCTTCGACGACGTCTGGCCGGTGGAGCGGCTGGACGAGTTGTTCGCCGTCTCCGACCATGTCGTCGCGGCCATCCCCCTGACCGCCGAAACCCGCCACCTGATCGGCGCGGCTCAGTTCCGGGCGATGAAGCCGAGCGCCTACTTCTACAACGTCGGCCGGGGACCGGTCGTCGATGAGGCCGCCCTCATCGCCGCCCTGAAAGAGAAGCGGCTGGCCGGGGCGGGCCTGGATGTCTTCGAGACCGAGCCCCTGCCACCCGACAGCCCGCTCTGGGACCTCCCCAATGTCATCGTCTCGCCCCACGCCTCGAACAGCTCTCCGCGTCAGCTGGCTCGGGTGGTGGCGGCCTTCGTGGAGAACCTCGAACGGTACAAGACAGGCCTGCCGCTCTTGAACATGGTCGACAAGACGGCGGGGTACTAG
- the rimI gene encoding ribosomal protein S18-alanine N-acetyltransferase, which yields MADEMAILPMRLNDLEDVMEVERASFSSPWSRQAFVRELTDNVYAHYIVARVSARVMGYAGMWLVMGEAHVTNIAIHPDFRGRGFGERLLRRLMEEAVTGHANRMTLEVRKTNQVARRLYDKLGFSAQGLRKRYYTDTNEDAIIMWNDDIRKTLGLGGEDEETGSADEQGTGGTDRAAREGGRGNR from the coding sequence TTGGCCGACGAAATGGCGATCCTGCCGATGCGCCTGAACGACCTGGAGGACGTGATGGAGGTCGAGCGGGCCTCTTTTTCCAGCCCCTGGTCGAGACAGGCCTTCGTCCGCGAGCTGACCGACAACGTGTACGCCCATTACATCGTGGCCCGGGTCAGCGCCCGGGTGATGGGTTATGCCGGGATGTGGCTGGTCATGGGCGAGGCCCACGTGACCAACATCGCCATCCACCCCGACTTCCGCGGGCGGGGCTTCGGTGAACGGCTCCTCCGCCGCCTCATGGAGGAGGCCGTGACCGGCCACGCCAACCGGATGACCCTCGAGGTGCGCAAGACTAACCAGGTGGCCCGACGGCTCTATGACAAGCTGGGCTTTTCGGCCCAGGGCCTCCGCAAGCGTTACTACACGGATACCAATGAAGACGCCATCATCATGTGGAACGACGACATCCGGAAGACCCTGGGACTCGGCGGCGAGGACGAGGAGACAGGCTCGGCCGATGAACAGGGGACCGGAGGGACCGACCGGGCGGCCCGGGAGGGCGGCCGTGGGAATCGCTGA
- the tsaD gene encoding tRNA (adenosine(37)-N6)-threonylcarbamoyltransferase complex transferase subunit TsaD, giving the protein MAEGGLILAIESSCDETAAAVIQDGTIIRANVVASQVDLHRRFGGVVPEIASRRHLELSIPVVQAALEQAGVVPADLAAVAVTSGPGLVGALLVGLSLAKGLAFGWQKPVVGVNHLEGHIYANFLAIDEGGRPIGDGRPPGFPFLCLVVSGGHSDLIYVSGHGERRVLGRTRDDAAGEAFDKVARAIGLGYPGGPLLDALAREGHGDPRAIDLPRAYLEPGSLDFSFSGLKTAVVNYLERAGLSQTAVNRADLAASFEQAVADVLVDKTVAAARLVGTTRIVLAGGVAANSALRRTMEERSAAEGLSVRFPPLSLCTDNAAMIGAAGYFRMVGGFRSGLDLNADPNLALE; this is encoded by the coding sequence ATCGCTGAAGGCGGCCTGATCCTGGCCATCGAAAGCTCCTGCGACGAGACGGCGGCGGCGGTCATCCAGGATGGGACGATCATCCGCGCCAACGTCGTCGCCTCGCAGGTCGACCTGCACCGGCGGTTCGGCGGCGTGGTCCCGGAGATCGCCTCTCGGCGCCACCTCGAGTTGTCCATACCGGTCGTTCAGGCGGCCCTCGAACAGGCCGGGGTGGTCCCCGCCGACCTCGCCGCCGTCGCCGTGACCAGCGGGCCCGGACTGGTCGGGGCCCTTCTGGTCGGCCTCTCTTTAGCCAAGGGGCTGGCCTTCGGCTGGCAAAAGCCGGTGGTCGGGGTGAACCACCTCGAAGGCCACATCTACGCCAACTTTCTGGCCATCGATGAGGGCGGCCGGCCCATCGGCGATGGCCGGCCGCCCGGGTTTCCCTTCCTTTGCCTGGTCGTCTCCGGCGGCCACAGCGACCTCATCTACGTCTCCGGGCACGGCGAGCGGAGGGTCCTCGGCCGGACCAGAGACGACGCGGCCGGAGAGGCCTTCGACAAGGTGGCCCGGGCCATCGGACTAGGCTACCCCGGGGGCCCCCTTCTGGATGCGCTGGCCCGTGAGGGCCACGGCGACCCGCGGGCGATCGACCTCCCCCGGGCTTATCTGGAGCCGGGGAGTCTGGACTTCAGCTTCTCCGGCCTGAAGACGGCCGTCGTCAATTACCTCGAGCGGGCCGGCCTGAGCCAGACCGCGGTCAATCGAGCCGACCTGGCGGCCAGCTTCGAGCAGGCCGTGGCCGACGTCCTGGTGGACAAGACTGTCGCCGCCGCGAGGCTGGTCGGGACGACCCGGATCGTCCTCGCCGGAGGGGTGGCCGCCAACTCCGCCCTGCGGCGGACGATGGAGGAACGGTCGGCCGCCGAGGGCTTGTCAGTCCGCTTCCCGCCGCTCTCCTTGTGCACGGATAATGCGGCGATGATCGGCGCCGCCGGATACTTCCGCATGGTCGGCGGGTTCCGCTCGGGCCTCGACCTGAACGCCGACCCCAACTTGGCCCTGGAGTGA
- a CDS encoding phosphatase PAP2 family protein yields the protein MGVQIILWLQHFSSPVIDSAFRAISDLGSEAFYLAAVPIVFWSLNKRLGIGLTYVFLFSSWANAGLKGFFTTARPAVPVRNLYPESAAGYAFPSGHAQGSAAFWGFLATQSRSRLFSLLAGLIIVLVGLSRVYLGVHWPADVIGGTALGLGLSFVYAWLSGVTRGRRAPFAVRLVMGILVPLVMLFVYRGPDGPKIAGFLLGMAVGWAFEERFVGFRPEGPFWAQVFKVAVGLGLLLGLRVGLKLVVGEGLWPDLGRYSFLGLWGAFIWPLIFVRLGLAQAGPAHGGPARAGVTHPGSPSSPQGPRPR from the coding sequence ATGGGTGTGCAGATCATCCTGTGGTTGCAGCACTTCTCAAGCCCAGTAATAGACTCGGCCTTTCGGGCCATCAGCGACCTCGGGAGTGAGGCCTTCTATCTGGCCGCGGTGCCCATCGTCTTCTGGTCGCTGAACAAACGCCTCGGCATCGGTCTGACCTACGTCTTCCTATTCTCCTCGTGGGCCAACGCCGGACTGAAAGGCTTCTTCACCACCGCCCGGCCGGCCGTACCGGTCCGCAACCTGTACCCCGAGTCGGCCGCCGGCTACGCCTTTCCCAGCGGCCACGCCCAGGGCAGCGCGGCCTTCTGGGGCTTCCTGGCCACCCAATCGAGGAGCCGCCTCTTCTCGCTGCTGGCCGGGCTGATCATCGTCCTCGTCGGACTATCCCGGGTCTACCTCGGGGTCCATTGGCCGGCCGACGTCATCGGCGGCACCGCCCTCGGCCTCGGCCTGAGCTTCGTCTACGCCTGGCTATCTGGTGTGACCCGCGGCCGGCGGGCGCCCTTCGCCGTCCGGCTGGTGATGGGGATCTTGGTCCCCTTGGTCATGCTTTTCGTCTACCGCGGTCCAGACGGGCCCAAGATCGCCGGCTTCCTCCTCGGGATGGCCGTCGGCTGGGCTTTTGAGGAGCGCTTCGTCGGCTTCCGCCCGGAGGGCCCGTTCTGGGCTCAGGTCTTCAAGGTGGCTGTCGGTCTTGGTCTATTGCTCGGCCTGAGGGTCGGACTGAAGCTGGTCGTGGGCGAGGGCCTCTGGCCCGACCTCGGGCGGTATTCCTTCCTCGGGCTGTGGGGCGCCTTCATCTGGCCGCTCATCTTCGTCCGCCTCGGCTTGGCCCAAGCTGGCCCGGCCCACGGTGGCCCGGCCCGCGCGGGCGTGACCCACCCCGGCTCGCCGTCGTCGCCGCAAGGTCCGCGGCCCAGATGA
- the tsaE gene encoding tRNA (adenosine(37)-N6)-threonylcarbamoyltransferase complex ATPase subunit type 1 TsaE — MEIRTSSPEATEGFGRRLGALLEPGDVVCLSGPLGAGKTCLARGILAGLGVKGPVQSPTFVIIHEHVGRWPAYHIDAYRLECGEDVATLGLEEYLSGDGVAVVEWPENIADLVPEDAVWISLARLPGEGPDERKLTVTATGRPGQRLKELTAG, encoded by the coding sequence ATGGAGATTCGAACGTCTTCCCCCGAGGCCACCGAGGGTTTTGGCCGGCGGCTTGGGGCGCTGCTCGAACCGGGTGACGTGGTCTGCCTGAGCGGTCCGCTCGGGGCGGGCAAGACCTGCCTGGCCCGGGGGATCCTGGCCGGGCTAGGGGTCAAGGGCCCCGTCCAGAGCCCGACCTTTGTCATCATTCACGAGCACGTGGGCCGCTGGCCGGCCTATCATATCGATGCCTACCGGCTGGAGTGCGGTGAGGACGTGGCCACCCTCGGCTTAGAGGAATACCTTTCCGGGGATGGCGTGGCCGTCGTCGAGTGGCCGGAGAACATCGCCGACCTGGTCCCGGAGGACGCTGTCTGGATCAGCCTCGCCCGGCTGCCCGGCGAAGGCCCGGACGAGCGGAAGCTGACCGTGACCGCCACCGGACGGCCGGGGCAAAGGCTCAAGGAGTTGACCGCCGGGTGA
- a CDS encoding uracil-DNA glycosylase produces MASGRGTSGGKGQAKGGWLGQVAPEPNPHQVSFEFAPGRTPAGPASDEVAVAIEPELPGQTALPWGAPAGPPAFPRGPARASFPGSVVGTAFPAPAPHPPNPYDSVGDLSALAGLAADCRKCGLRPDCRGVVFGEGHPRARVLVVGEGPGAVEDELGRPFVGPAGKLLDKILTSVGFTREEVYITNVVKCRPPGNRVPLPDERAACRPWLEAQIRLIAPKFLVCLGASAAQSLIDPDARITKIRGVWFERLGLRVMPTYHPAALLRDETKKRPVWEDFKALRAEHDRVLGAEGPSGGATEEV; encoded by the coding sequence GTGGCTTCGGGACGAGGGACGAGCGGGGGCAAGGGTCAGGCCAAGGGCGGGTGGCTGGGTCAGGTCGCTCCCGAGCCGAACCCCCATCAGGTGAGCTTTGAGTTCGCCCCCGGGAGGACCCCGGCGGGGCCGGCCTCGGACGAAGTGGCGGTGGCCATCGAGCCGGAGCTCCCCGGACAGACCGCCCTGCCCTGGGGGGCGCCGGCGGGGCCGCCCGCTTTCCCTCGGGGCCCGGCCAGGGCCTCATTCCCCGGGTCCGTGGTCGGCACGGCTTTCCCGGCCCCCGCGCCCCACCCGCCCAATCCCTACGACTCGGTCGGCGACCTGTCCGCGCTGGCGGGGCTGGCGGCGGACTGCCGGAAATGCGGACTGCGCCCCGATTGCCGGGGGGTCGTCTTCGGCGAGGGCCACCCCAGGGCCCGGGTGCTGGTGGTCGGCGAAGGCCCCGGGGCGGTCGAGGACGAACTCGGCCGGCCATTCGTCGGGCCGGCCGGCAAACTGCTGGACAAGATCCTGACCTCGGTCGGCTTCACCCGCGAGGAAGTCTACATAACCAATGTCGTCAAGTGCCGTCCACCGGGGAACCGGGTCCCTTTGCCGGATGAGCGGGCCGCCTGCCGACCCTGGCTCGAGGCCCAGATTCGGCTGATCGCCCCGAAGTTCCTCGTCTGCCTGGGGGCTTCGGCGGCCCAGTCGCTGATCGACCCGGACGCTCGGATCACCAAGATCCGCGGGGTCTGGTTCGAACGGCTGGGCCTGAGAGTCATGCCCACCTATCATCCCGCCGCCCTGCTCCGCGACGAGACCAAGAAGCGGCCGGTGTGGGAGGACTTCAAGGCCCTGCGCGCCGAGCACGATCGGGTGCTGGGGGCGGAGGGACCGTCCGGCGGCGCGACGGAGGAGGTCTAG
- the thiL gene encoding thiamine-phosphate kinase → MLTTSTRDRDNLSNLGELELIERIRRQVTSRSPLTMGAGAADKPQVIFGIGDDAAVLRTSPGRFLLATCDMLFEGVHFLPGVISPYDLGRKAMAVNLSDIAAMGGSPRFALVSMALAAATDVEAVTGLYDGLIDEAAEHGATIVGGDMIRSPQGAVIDVTVIGDVDEDKLITRSGARPGDVLLVTGPLGAAAAGLDVLRDGGLRQAVGDQVAEEVIRAQHRPVPRFRESRLLADLHAVRAMMDISDGLARDVGTMARSSHAGARLFWEGLPVAPAAATVARALGRDPIHYALAGGEDYELLLAVGIDDVERVVKTLAETTNRAPIQVGEVVEPEKGLVVAMPDGTERALDPAGSDHFIH, encoded by the coding sequence ATGCTGACAACCTCGACCAGGGACAGAGATAATCTGTCCAACCTCGGCGAGCTGGAACTGATTGAGCGCATCAGAAGGCAGGTCACTTCGCGGTCGCCCCTGACGATGGGGGCGGGTGCAGCCGACAAACCGCAGGTCATCTTCGGCATTGGCGACGATGCCGCGGTCCTCAGAACGAGCCCGGGACGTTTTCTCCTGGCCACCTGCGACATGCTGTTCGAAGGGGTCCATTTCCTGCCCGGGGTCATCTCCCCTTACGACCTGGGGCGGAAGGCGATGGCCGTGAACCTCAGCGACATCGCCGCCATGGGCGGTTCGCCGCGCTTCGCCCTGGTGTCCATGGCCCTGGCCGCGGCTACCGACGTCGAGGCCGTGACCGGGCTGTACGACGGGCTCATCGATGAGGCCGCCGAGCACGGAGCGACCATCGTCGGCGGCGATATGATCCGCTCGCCTCAGGGGGCGGTCATCGACGTGACGGTCATCGGGGACGTCGACGAGGACAAGCTCATCACCAGGTCAGGCGCCCGACCGGGGGACGTCCTGCTGGTCACCGGGCCTCTCGGGGCGGCCGCCGCCGGCCTGGATGTCCTTCGCGACGGTGGGCTCCGGCAGGCCGTCGGTGACCAGGTGGCCGAGGAGGTCATCCGGGCCCAGCACCGACCGGTGCCGCGCTTTCGCGAGTCACGGCTCCTGGCCGACCTGCATGCCGTCCGGGCGATGATGGACATCAGCGACGGGCTGGCCCGCGACGTCGGGACGATGGCCCGCTCCAGCCATGCCGGGGCCCGGCTGTTCTGGGAAGGCCTGCCGGTGGCTCCCGCGGCCGCCACCGTCGCCCGCGCCCTCGGGCGCGACCCGATTCACTATGCCCTGGCCGGGGGCGAGGACTATGAGCTGCTCCTGGCGGTGGGCATCGACGACGTCGAACGGGTCGTCAAGACCCTGGCCGAGACCACCAACCGGGCGCCGATCCAGGTCGGGGAGGTCGTCGAACCGGAGAAGGGTCTGGTCGTGGCCATGCCGGATGGCACCGAACGAGCGCTTGACCCGGCCGGCTCCGATCACTTCATCCACTAA